A window of the Streptomyces albireticuli genome harbors these coding sequences:
- a CDS encoding dipeptidase — protein MSDSPDSAVRAFIEGHRAAFLDDLAEWLRIPSVSAEPARAGDVRRSAEWLVAKLAETGFPTAEIWETGGAPAVFAEWPSGDPDAPTVLVYGHHDVQPAAREDGWHTEPFEPVIKDGRMYGRGAADDKGQVLFHTLGVRAHLAVTGRTAPEVNLKMLIEGEEESGSAHFADLVRANAGRLGCDTVIVSDTGMWSEDTPTVCTGMRGLTDCQIDLYGPDQDIHSGTFGGAVPNPATEAARLVAGLHDEDRRVAIPGFYDGVVELTGHERELFAQLPFDEKRWLRTAHSHAALGEAGSTVLERIWARPTAEVNGISGGYQGPGGKTIVPSTAQLKLSFRLVAGQDADAVQRAVRQWVADRLPAGIRHEITFWGATRPCLTPLDHPYLQSVVRAMGRAFEQEILFTREGGAGPAADLQDVLGVPVLFLGISVPSDGWHAPNEKVELDLLMKGVETAAHLWTDLAETGRAR, from the coding sequence ATGAGCGACTCACCGGACAGCGCCGTCCGCGCGTTTATAGAGGGCCACCGCGCCGCCTTCCTCGACGACCTCGCCGAATGGCTCCGCATCCCGTCGGTCTCGGCCGAGCCCGCGCGCGCCGGTGACGTCCGCCGCAGCGCGGAGTGGCTGGTCGCCAAGCTGGCGGAGACCGGTTTCCCGACCGCCGAGATCTGGGAGACCGGTGGCGCCCCGGCGGTGTTCGCGGAGTGGCCCTCGGGTGACCCCGACGCCCCGACCGTGCTCGTCTACGGTCACCACGACGTCCAGCCCGCCGCCCGCGAGGACGGCTGGCACACCGAGCCCTTCGAGCCCGTGATCAAGGACGGCCGGATGTACGGCCGCGGCGCGGCCGACGACAAGGGCCAGGTCCTCTTCCACACGCTGGGTGTCCGCGCCCACCTGGCCGTCACCGGCCGCACGGCCCCCGAGGTCAACCTCAAGATGCTCATCGAGGGCGAGGAGGAGTCGGGCTCGGCCCACTTCGCCGACCTCGTCCGCGCGAACGCCGGCCGGCTCGGCTGCGACACCGTGATCGTCTCCGACACCGGCATGTGGTCCGAGGACACCCCGACCGTCTGCACGGGCATGCGCGGCCTCACCGACTGCCAGATCGACCTCTACGGGCCGGACCAGGACATCCACTCCGGCACCTTCGGCGGCGCCGTGCCCAACCCGGCCACCGAGGCCGCCCGGCTGGTCGCCGGCCTGCACGACGAGGACCGCCGGGTCGCGATCCCGGGCTTCTACGACGGCGTCGTCGAGCTGACCGGCCACGAGCGCGAGCTCTTCGCCCAGCTGCCCTTCGACGAGAAGCGCTGGCTGCGCACCGCCCACTCGCACGCCGCGCTCGGCGAGGCCGGGAGCACCGTCCTGGAGCGGATCTGGGCCCGCCCCACCGCCGAGGTCAACGGCATCAGCGGCGGCTACCAGGGCCCCGGCGGCAAGACGATCGTGCCGTCCACCGCCCAGCTGAAGCTGTCCTTCCGGCTCGTCGCGGGCCAGGACGCCGACGCCGTACAGCGGGCCGTCCGCCAGTGGGTGGCCGACCGCCTGCCGGCGGGCATCCGCCACGAGATCACCTTCTGGGGCGCCACCCGCCCCTGCCTGACCCCGCTCGACCACCCGTACCTCCAGTCCGTCGTACGGGCGATGGGGCGCGCCTTCGAGCAGGAGATCCTCTTCACCCGTGAGGGCGGCGCGGGCCCGGCCGCGGACCTCCAGGACGTGCTCGGCGTCCCGGTGCTGTTCCTGGGCATCTCGGTGCCCTCGGACGGCTGGCACGCGCCCAACGAGAAGGTCGAGCTGGACCTGCTCATGAAGGGCGTCGAGACCGCCGCCCACCTCTGGACCGACCTCGCGGAGACCGGGCGCGCCCGTTAG
- a CDS encoding ATP-dependent helicase has product MTPRLTDPEQLKELLGIPFTPEQTACITAPPAPQVIVAGAGSGKTTVMAARVVWLVGTGQVAPEQVLGLTFTNKAAGELSERVRKALAEAGVTGSAEVPADPDQAPGDPQISTYHAFAGRLLKEHGLRIGLEPGTRLLADATRFQLAARVLRTSPGPYPALTRSFGDLVPDLLALDGELAEHLVRPEELRAHDTALLAALEGARLSNADLRKIPEAARARLELLELVEAYRREKARRDLLDFGDQIARSAELALTRPEVGRILREQFAVVLLDEYQDTSVAQRLLLSGLFGGGTGHAVTAVGDPCQAIYGWRGASVANLDDFPLHFPYADGRPAQRFALSENRRSGGRLLGLANGLAAELRARHEGVEALRPAPGAEREGVVRCALLPTHAEELDWLAESLAHLVRTGTRPGDIAVLCRTATDFAEIQAALVERDLPVEVVGLSGLLHLPEIADLVAVCEVLQDPTANAALVRLLIGPRWRIGARDLALLGRRARTLVPYGSTGSDPDRRLAEAVEGVDPAEVISLADALDTFLLAEGADDGLPFSADARVRFARLAAELRDLRRALADPLMDVLHRVLATTGLEVELSASPHALAARRRETLAQFLDIAAGFAAVDGEATLLAFLGFLRTAAQYEKGLDSSLPGGENTVKVLTAHKSKGLEWDVVAVPGLVTRTFPSEQARESWTAQAKVLPHALRGDADTLPEAGEGGWDAKGMAAFKAAMKEHQRIEELRLGYVTFTRPRSLLLGSGHWWGPSQKKPRGPSAFLEALRAHCEAGHGEIEVWAGAPEEGAENPALDEQDTDRSWPLPLDPASFARRTEAAAAVRAHLDRLAEEPLDAAGETRPAHDPDWPPPPEDDPEGEEYGPFEPFEEEPEPADWDALATVRPAGTPATAPDVVLPAPRQAPPQPPRPPAGSSLTPEEARLAGSWDRDLDALAGELRRARARVRDVALPSSLSATQLVRLAADPDGFARELARPMPRPPQPAARRGTRFHAWVESRFEALPLPLLGPDELPGADDDAYDGPGQEITDERDLAALKEAFERTPYARRTPYRVEVPFQLTLSGRVIRGRIDAVYRERGPEGDTFEIVDWKTGRTQDADPLQLAIYRVAWAELHGLPLSSVTAAFVYVRDGETVHPAGLPDRAGLEELLLGERR; this is encoded by the coding sequence CCGGCTCCGCCGAGGTCCCCGCCGACCCCGACCAGGCCCCCGGCGACCCCCAGATCTCCACCTACCACGCCTTCGCCGGGCGCCTCCTCAAGGAGCACGGCCTGCGCATCGGCCTGGAGCCCGGCACCCGGCTGCTCGCCGACGCCACCCGCTTCCAGCTCGCCGCCCGGGTCCTGCGCACCTCGCCCGGCCCCTACCCGGCGCTCACCCGCTCCTTCGGCGACCTCGTCCCCGATCTCCTCGCGCTCGACGGAGAGCTCGCCGAGCACCTCGTACGGCCCGAGGAGCTCCGCGCCCACGACACCGCGCTGCTGGCCGCCCTGGAGGGCGCCCGGCTCTCCAACGCCGACCTGCGCAAGATCCCCGAGGCCGCCCGCGCCCGCCTCGAACTCCTGGAGCTGGTCGAGGCCTACCGCCGCGAGAAGGCCCGCCGGGATCTCCTGGACTTCGGCGACCAGATCGCCCGCTCCGCCGAGCTCGCCCTCACCCGCCCCGAGGTCGGCCGCATCCTGCGCGAGCAGTTCGCCGTCGTCCTCCTCGACGAGTACCAGGACACCTCCGTCGCCCAGCGGCTCCTGCTGTCCGGCCTCTTCGGCGGCGGCACGGGCCACGCCGTCACCGCCGTCGGCGACCCCTGCCAGGCCATCTACGGCTGGCGCGGCGCCTCCGTGGCCAACCTCGACGACTTCCCGCTCCACTTCCCGTACGCCGACGGCCGCCCCGCCCAGCGGTTCGCGCTCAGCGAGAACCGCCGCAGCGGCGGCCGCCTCCTCGGCCTGGCCAACGGCCTGGCCGCCGAGCTCCGCGCCCGCCACGAGGGCGTCGAGGCGCTGCGGCCGGCCCCCGGCGCCGAGCGGGAGGGGGTGGTGCGCTGCGCCCTGCTGCCCACCCACGCCGAGGAGCTGGACTGGCTCGCGGAATCCCTCGCCCACCTGGTGCGCACGGGCACCCGCCCCGGCGACATCGCAGTCCTGTGCCGCACCGCCACGGACTTCGCGGAGATCCAGGCCGCGCTCGTGGAGCGCGACCTGCCCGTGGAGGTCGTCGGCCTCTCCGGCCTGCTGCACCTGCCCGAGATCGCCGACCTCGTCGCCGTCTGCGAGGTGCTCCAGGACCCCACGGCCAACGCCGCGCTCGTCCGGCTCCTGATCGGCCCGCGCTGGCGGATCGGCGCCCGCGACCTCGCCCTGCTGGGCCGCCGCGCCCGTACGCTCGTGCCTTACGGCAGCACGGGATCCGATCCCGACCGCAGGCTCGCCGAGGCCGTGGAAGGCGTCGACCCCGCCGAGGTGATCTCCCTCGCCGACGCCCTCGACACCTTCCTGCTGGCCGAGGGCGCCGACGACGGCCTGCCGTTCTCGGCCGACGCCCGCGTCCGCTTCGCCCGCCTCGCGGCGGAGCTGCGCGACCTGCGGCGCGCGCTGGCCGACCCACTCATGGACGTCCTCCACCGGGTGCTCGCCACCACCGGCCTGGAGGTCGAGCTCTCGGCGTCGCCGCACGCCCTGGCCGCCCGCCGGCGCGAGACCCTCGCGCAGTTCCTGGACATCGCCGCGGGCTTCGCCGCCGTCGACGGCGAGGCCACGCTCCTGGCCTTCCTCGGCTTCCTGCGCACCGCCGCGCAGTACGAGAAGGGACTCGACAGCTCCCTGCCCGGCGGCGAGAACACCGTCAAGGTCCTCACCGCCCACAAGTCCAAGGGCCTGGAGTGGGACGTGGTCGCCGTCCCCGGCCTCGTCACCAGGACGTTCCCCAGCGAGCAGGCCCGCGAGTCCTGGACGGCCCAGGCCAAGGTCCTCCCGCACGCCCTGCGCGGCGACGCCGACACCCTGCCCGAGGCCGGGGAGGGCGGCTGGGACGCCAAGGGCATGGCCGCCTTCAAGGCCGCCATGAAGGAACACCAGCGGATCGAGGAGCTCCGCCTCGGCTACGTCACCTTCACCCGTCCCCGGTCGCTGCTGCTGGGCTCCGGCCACTGGTGGGGCCCCAGCCAGAAGAAGCCCCGCGGCCCGTCCGCCTTCCTGGAGGCCCTGCGCGCGCACTGCGAGGCGGGCCACGGCGAGATCGAGGTCTGGGCCGGCGCCCCGGAGGAGGGCGCCGAGAACCCCGCCCTGGACGAGCAGGACACGGACCGCTCCTGGCCGCTGCCCCTGGACCCGGCGTCCTTCGCGCGCCGTACCGAGGCCGCGGCCGCCGTCCGGGCGCACCTCGACCGCCTGGCGGAGGAGCCCCTCGACGCGGCGGGGGAGACGCGGCCCGCCCACGACCCCGACTGGCCGCCCCCGCCCGAGGACGACCCGGAGGGTGAGGAGTACGGCCCCTTCGAGCCTTTCGAGGAGGAGCCGGAGCCCGCCGACTGGGACGCCCTGGCGACCGTCCGGCCCGCCGGCACCCCGGCCACCGCCCCGGACGTCGTGCTGCCCGCCCCCCGGCAGGCCCCGCCCCAGCCGCCCCGCCCGCCGGCGGGGAGCTCCCTGACGCCCGAGGAGGCCCGGCTGGCCGGCTCCTGGGACCGCGATCTGGACGCCCTCGCGGGCGAGCTGCGCAGGGCACGCGCGCGCGTGCGCGACGTGGCCCTGCCGTCGTCCCTCAGCGCCACCCAGCTCGTCCGCCTCGCCGCCGACCCGGACGGCTTCGCGCGGGAGCTGGCCCGGCCCATGCCCCGGCCGCCGCAGCCCGCCGCGCGCCGCGGCACCCGCTTCCACGCCTGGGTCGAGTCCCGCTTCGAGGCGCTGCCGCTGCCCCTGCTCGGCCCCGACGAACTGCCGGGCGCCGACGACGACGCGTACGACGGGCCCGGCCAGGAGATCACCGACGAGCGGGACCTCGCCGCGCTCAAGGAGGCCTTCGAGCGCACCCCGTACGCCCGCCGCACCCCTTACCGCGTGGAGGTGCCCTTCCAGCTCACCCTCTCGGGCCGAGTGATCCGCGGCCGCATTGACGCCGTCTACCGCGAGCGCGGCCCCGAGGGCGACACCTTCGAGATCGTCGACTGGAAGACCGGCCGCACCCAGGACGCGGACCCCCTCCAGCTCGCGATCTACCGCGTCGCCTGGGCCGAACTCCACGGCCTGCCCCTGTCGTCGGTCACCGCCGCCTTCGTCTACGTGCGCGACGGCGAGACCGTCCACCCCGCCGGCCTGCCCGACCGGGCGGGCCTGGAGGAACTCCTGCTCGGGGAGCGGCGTTGA